TTAAAAAGTGGAGAGGGGCCTTGATGGTATTATTGCTACTTTCTCAAACTTGTAACGTAATCTACAAGGGAATCTCTCTCGGCATCCGTTCCCTTGAATGCGGGCATGCCCTTTGGAGGTGTGGCTAACTTATCACACAAAGCTTTCTTGTCTAATTTGGAACTCTTCAAATCCCCCGCAGATTTCCCCGCGGCGTGACACATGACGCACTTCTTTGCGAAGAGATCCTTCCCCTGATTTGCATCGGCAAGAACAGCCGTTCCCGCGAACAACGTTACTGCTAGAATAAGAATTGAAACATGTTTCATGACTTCCTCCTTTGTAGTTAGAACATCGCGCGTACGTTAAAGAGAAACTGTTGCTGTCTTCCGTTTGTCCGGTTCCGGAGTTCTGTTCTGTTAACGAAACCGATACGCATGTTTTCGCGCGGCATATACCATATTGACGGTGACAGGGTATTAAAATGAATGCTGTCGGTATTTTGCGTGTCGTTTGTGTAATCATACTGCCCGGCCGCAAACCATTTTGGATTAATGAGATAACCCAGTTGTGCCGATACAATATGGGTATTGTTTTTGGTGGCGACTGCACCCGGTACGACCATCGTCCAGTTGTTGTCTCTCTGATAGAGATAGGCGGCGATGAAATCCCAAGCCTGCCATCTCAGATTGGCGGCGCCTCCCGTACGATAAAAACGATCTTTTCTTTCGGCAGTGGGTACCGCTCCGACTGTTCCTGTGTCGGTTCCATAGTAGCCCCACGCGGAAAGGGAACTCCCCGCAAGATCGCCGTCCGGCATTTCCAGACGAAGTGTTCCAAAGGCGTTTTTGAATTCATTGGTATCGGCTAGGTTGGCCCCGTTCACTACACCGACGGAATAAAGGAAGGGACCTTTGTAACCAAAAAGTTCAATCCCGGCTTCCGGACTTAAAAAGTTGACCTGATCCGTACGGGTAACGCCTGTTGCGCCAACGGAATCCATGACGCTGTTCATACCATCAATGCTGATATTGGGAATCATTCTCAAACGTCCGCTCTGTCCGAACCAGTTCAATGGTGAGAGTTTTCCGATGCGCAGGTTCAACAGACTTTGTCCAAAAAGATTGTGGTACCCCAATGTAAACCAATTGTTGTGAATAGCGGCGTTTTCCACCTCTGTCTCGATGAAGATGGAGGCGTTTTTAAAGATGGATCCCCCCGTGAAGAGCTGAACCCAATTGGTATTTCCGAAACTGGTCTCTGTAACATAACTTCTATTCGGTTTTAGAAGTCTGTTTGTGATGATGGTTGCCGGTGAAACGGAAATTCGGATACCGAACATATTAATGAGGTTGTCTATGAAGAGGTTTTTGTTGACTTTCTCTTTGGTTGTGTCTCCATCTTCCTCGTCGGGAAGTTGATAACCGTTTCTCTGAAATTTTTCACCGTAGAAGGTGAGACGCGGAAAAGCGGTATGGCAGGTCTGGCAGTTGATCTTGTATTTACGCGTCCACTGTGCCAAGGCATTGACCTCTTTTGCGGGCCACAATGAAACGGCGAGAAAGGCAAACAACGCCGTCACTACAAAAAACATTTTCTTCATTTCCTCCCCCTTGTAGTAGAGAAAAAAGTTAATAAGACATTTAAATAACACTGTGTCCT
This DNA window, taken from Deltaproteobacteria bacterium, encodes the following:
- a CDS encoding cytochrome c is translated as MKHVSILILAVTLFAGTAVLADANQGKDLFAKKCVMCHAAGKSAGDLKSSKLDKKALCDKLATPPKGMPAFKGTDAERDSLVDYVTSLRK